CCCAGCCACGGCTAAAAACGTTATCGCTGTTGGCGCTACGGAAAATGCTCGTCCCAGCTTGGGGAAGAACTCCGATAAAGCGGACGACGTGTGGGTATCGAGCAGTCGTGGGTTAACAGGCGACGGGCGTTTGAAGCCGGATATTGTCGCGCCCGGTTCAGCGATCTTGTCCACGCGCTCTTCACTGGCACCGAGCAAAAATTTCTACAAGCGTTTTAATGATCATTACGCATATATGAACGGAACGAGCATGGCTACGCCAATTTTAGCGGGCGGTGTGGCACAAATCAGGGAATTTTTGCAGGAAAAAGGGGAAAAAAATCCGAGTGGTGCATTAATAAAAGCCATGCTGTTGACGAGTGCAGACAATTTGGATAAAGACATGCGCGAGCAAGGCTTCGGACGAGCCAATCTGGCGAATGCGATTGAAACGAACTACAAGGACGAGAAGGTTGGCATTCGCACGCGTGAAAAGGTTACGTATGAGGTCAATGTCTCGGATGATTCCAAGCCGTTGGCAATTACGCTGGCGTGGACGGATTATCCCGCTGCCATTGTCGCAAAGCGCGCGCTCGTCAACGATTTGAATCTGAAGGTGACGACACCGAGTGGAGAAAAACTGAACGGCAATGACTTTTTTGAGGCCCCGTACAACGATGAAGTGGACAACCTGAACAACGTCGAGCAAGTATGGATTACCGAGCCGAAAAAGGGAACCTACACCGTGACGGTCGAAGGCTATAACATCCCGAAAGGACCTCAGCCGTATGCGCTAGCAACAACGGGAAAATGGCAAAAGACCGATAACGAGGAAGAGGAAGAGGAAAAGCCGGCGGTTGAACAAGAGCCTTTCCGAACAGGAAAGCTGACGAAAAAGCAGGAATACATGGACTATTTAATTCGCGTCAATGAGACGGGGGATTTGGAATTGTCCGTAGACTGGAAAGAGGATGCCGATGTTGATGTGTACGTGTATAACATTCATTCAAAAGAGCTTGCGTCTGCCACGACGTCCAACACTCCTGAGGAACTAACAGTGAATATCGAGCAAATCGGCCTGTACAAAATCCGTGTCGTGCTAACGGAAGGCAAAGAAGCGAAGTATCGCATGTATATGAATAAGCCAGGAAAATAAAAAAAAGACACAACCTTCGTCTTCTGAATCGATGAAAGGTTGTGTCTTTTTTAGTGCTGCTCTTCCTTGCTCAACCATTCCCGCGCACGCATGGCGATCTCTAGGCAAATCCTGTTTTGCGTTGCCGTATAATCCTTACCGAGAATTTCCTCGATTTTTTCCAAGCGATGATAGAGTGTTTGACGATGAATGAACAGTTTTTCCGCAGCTTCTTGTTTGGACAGGTTACTATCTAAATAGACACGCAGCGTTTGAACGAGCGAGGAGCCGTGTGTTTGGTCATAGGCTAACAGCGGGCCGAGGTAATCGCTTATGAAGGTCTTTAACACAGGCTCACTAGGTACGTGGAACAGGAGCCGGAACAATCCGAGATCAGCGAAAAACGGACTGGGTGATTCCTGACAAAAAGCTAGTGCCTGTTCCGCCTCCGCGAGGTGCCGTCCAGCGTCAGACAAACGTTTTCCGGCTCGACTGACACCCATCCAGATTGGAACATCCGCTCCTAGTATTTGCGTCATGATTCTTTTTACATCGCGAAAAGCTATCTCCAGAGTACGCCGGGAATCTACAAGCGGACGCTGCTCGATCAGCATAAAGTAAAAGCGATGGCCCATACAACGTATGAATGGCCGAAAGTGATGACGAGTCAAAAGTGAGCGGAAGATAGCTGTCAGATCGTGCGGCGGCAGGGAATCCTCGGCCAGATTCTTCGGCTTCTCAAACGATAAAAGAATCATGTGATAGGCCGAGGCTTTACCGCTGCCCGTGATACCGAGTAAGGAACGCACTTGTTCCTCTGGTATGGAGCGGTTGGCAATCCATTCATCAAACAGCCGGTTTTCGGTAGCGAGCGCCTGTTCTTCCACAAACATTTTCCGCATTAAAATTTGGGCCATCGCACTGACTGTATTGTCTAAGGTCAGGAGCAAATACTCATCTGGACTGCGTTCATATAAAACAATGCCGACATAGGCGAGCACGTGACCCATTGCCATCACGGGTTGATAGGCAAGCTGCCTGGTCGCAGAGAGAGAAAGGAAGCGGACGCCAGCTTCACTACTATCCAGTTCGGAAAAATGAGACCGCATCAAATCACTCATCTCCACAGCAACATCATGCGGTACCACCGGAGCAAATTGTGGCGAGCCATTTGGAGAGTAATAGAAGACCTGTGTCTGAACTGCCACCTGAAAATGCTGCAATAGCTTAGGTATGCCCGCTGCCTGTAGGCTGAGCTGTTGCAAACTGCGTGAGTAGGCTTCGAGATTGCGGAGTGCTTGCATCTGCGCATGGATCAAATGCTCGTGCAAATCTTGCGTGATATCCACAAAGCGGACAGGCTGATGAAAAACAAGCAACGGAAACTGGTGGTGGTTCGCCAACTCTAGCATATCTTCAGGGATGGAAGGGATGTATCGTCCTAGCTCGATGCATAGCCCGGCTGCTTTTCGCCGGATGAGCTCGGATAAATACGCAAGTCGCTTTTCCTTTTCTTCGCCAAATCCTAGCCCGGTTGATAGAATCAGCTCGCCGCCATTTAAAAACTGTCCGGTATCGGCTGTCTCCAATACGTGAACCCAGCGAACAGGCCGTGACAGGCCGTGATGTCCCGCTACCACTTGGGCATGTTGAAACAATGGTCGCTTGATGATTTCTCCAATGGTTAGGCGCAAATCGTTACTCATCAGGTTCACCTCTTCCATTTACACTCTGTATGATTAACCCTACGTAATGCGTTACGCTTTGTCTAGTGCTTACAGGTGTTATTTTTGGATAAAATGGAATTGTCAATCAATTGATCGTGAGGAGTTGAAGGGATGAACACAGCTATCGTTGGAAATCCGTTGAAAAACTACATCGGCGGCCAGTGGCTAGATTCACTAACGACACGTTTTGAGGATGTACCCAATCCAGCAACAGGAGAATTGCTGTCACGCGTACCGCTATCGACGAAAGAAGATGTGGACAAGGCTGTTGCGGCTGCAAAGGAAGCGTTTATGAGCTGGAGTGCTACCCCTGTTGTGGATCGTGCACGCATTATGTTTCGTTTTCATAGTCTTCTCGTCAAGCACGAGGATGAACTCGCCCGGATGATCACCATGGAGAACGGCAAAAATCTGCCTGAGGCACAGGCGGAGCTATTGCGTGGGCTGGAAATGGTAGAGTTCGCTTGTGGGATGCCAACACTGATGATGGGGGAAACCTTGCCCAATATCGCAAACAGCATCGACAGTCAGGTGATTCGATTCCCGTTGGGGGTAGTCGGCGGGATTACACCGTTTAACTTCCCCGTGATGGTCCCGATGTGGATGTACCCGATTGCGATTACCGCTGGAAATACGTTTGTCCTGAAGCCCTCGGAGCGCACGCCTCTGTCTTCGATTCGAATCGCCGAACTACTAAAGGAAGCAGGGTTGCCAGATGGTGTATTCAACGTCGTAAACGGAGCGCATGATGTCGTGAATGGTCTGTTGGAGCATCCAGACGTAAAAGCGATCTCATTTGTTGGCTCGCAGCCGGTTGCAGAATATGTGTACAAGACAGCAGCGGCGAACGGGAAACGAGTGCAAGCACTGGCTGGGGCGAAAAATCACCATTTGGTCATGCCTGACACGGATTTGAAGCGCGCAGCAAAAACAATTACGAGCTCAGCATTCGGCTGTGCAGGAGAGCGGTGTATGGCAGCCAGCGCTGTTGTTGCTGTCGAGGAGATTGCCGATGAGCTGATCGCGCATCTGATCGACGAAGCCAATGCTCTCGCGATGGGGAATGGTTTGGAGGAGGGCGTCGATCTCGGGCCTGTCATCCGTGATTCGCACTTGTCCAAAGTACATGACTACATTGAAAAAGGTGTCGGATCTGGCGCCGCGCTTGTTCGCGATGGTCGCGAGGATGCGAAAAAGCTGCGGGATGGTTACTTCCTCGGGCCAACGATTTTTGACAAGGCAGATGCCGAGATGGTCATTGTCCGTGACGAGATTTTTGCGCCTGTTCTGAGTGTCATGCGTGTGAAAGGCTTTGAAGAGGGCTTGGAGACGATCAGCCGCTCGCGTTTTGGCAATGGGGCGACCATCTATACGAACAACGGAAAATGGGGAAGAGAATTCGTACAGCAGGTGGAAGCGGGGATGGTCGGTGTCAATGTAGGGGTGCCTGCTCCGATGGGCTTCTTTGCTTTCTCGGGCTGGAAACAGTCCTTTTACGGTGATTTGCATGCTAATGGAAAGGATGGCGTCCTCTTTTTCACGAAGAAAAAAACGGTCACATCCAGATGGTTCGAAGACGGTGATACCAGCATTGACTCGCAAAAAGTTTTTGTAAAATAAACGCTTACGAAATAGAAGGAGGATTGTGCGATGGAGCAAGAACAAGTGACGAAAGATTTTGATAAAGAGAGCTTGCTGGATGCCGACCGTTCGCATATGTGGCACCATATGTCCCCCTACAATCCCAATCCGATGATCGTAACGGAAGCGAGCGGATCGTGGATCACCGATATCGACGGGAATCGGTACCTGGATGGAATGTCTGGCTTGTGGTGCGTCAACGTTGGCTATGGCCGACAGGAGCTCGCAGACGCCGCTTATGAGCAGTTGAAGCAATTGGCTTATTTTCCACTCACACAAAGCCACGTCCCTGCTATTCGTCTATCCGAGAAGATCAGCGAATGGCTTGGAGAGGAGTATCGCGTTTTCTTTTCCAACAGCGGCTCGGAAGCGAACGAAGTCGCATTCAAGATTGCCCGTCAATATCATCACCAGAACGGGGAGCCGGATCGTTACAAATTCATTTCGCGCCATCGCGCTTACCACGGGAATACGATGGGAGCTCTCGCCGCAACAGGTCAATCCATACGCAAGGAAAAATACGAGCCATTAGCGCCTGGCTTCCTTCATGTACCGCCGCCTTACTGCTACCGTTGTCCGGCTGGAAAATCGTACGGCAAATGCAATCTGGAATGCGCCCAATATTATGATCAAGTGATCAATTGGGAAGGAGAAAAGACAGTGGCTGCCGTCATCATGGAGCCGACCATTACCGGGGGAGGCGTCTTGGTTCCTTCACCGGAATACATGCCAAAAGTGCGGGAAATCTGCGATAAGTACGGCGTGTTGATGATCGTAGACGAGGTCATCTGCGGATTCGGCCGCTCCGGTCAAAAGTTCGGCCACCAAAACTTCGGCATCAAGCCAGACATCGTGACCATGGCCAAAGGTATTACGAGCGCCTACCTGCCACTTTCTGCAACGGCTGTGCGGGCAGAAATCGCAGACAAATTCAACGAGCAAGGGAATAATTTGCATTTCCGTCATGTCAATACGTTTGGCGGCAATCCGGCGGCATGCGCACTTGCCCTGAAAAATCTTGAAATTTTAGAAGAGGAAAAGCTGGTGGAGAGAGCGGAGGAGCTCGGTGCAGAATTGCTTGCCAAGCTGGCGTTTCTCGCGGAGCATCCATACGTCGGCGATATACGTAGCTTTGGCTTTCTGATGGGAATTGAGATGGTAGAGGATCGCAAAACGAAGGAACCTGCGGCGCCTGCGAAATTGACACAGGTCATTGCTGAGTGCAAGAAGCGTGGGCTAATCATCGGGCGCAATGGCGATACCATTCCGAGCTTTAATAACGTGCTGACGCTTTCGCCGCCGTTTACTACGACGAGCGACGATATCGATTTTATTGCGCAGGTCATGAAGGAAGCCTTTGATACATTGGCGTAAACGTGTTTTAGATGATGAATGAAAGCAGCGGCTGTTCGCTGAAAATATAGTATTAGACCGGAACTCTTATGGGGAGTTCCGGTCTTCTTTATCACTCGATATTTGAGAATTCGTTTTAGACTGACTCATTTATCTATCGTTCCGCGTTAGTTAAATGATTAATTACGAGTATTCAATGAGTTTCTTTCTTGTCGATTTCTGCAATTTCGCTTCTTTCGCACTCCACTACGATTAAAGAATGGGTTATTGGAGCATCGAGAGAACTGTAAATAAGCTAGTCTATGCGATTCATTGTAGGATAATTCACGGTGAACCGTATCACAAGAGATGGTAAAGGAAAGGTTTGAATTGACGGTACCATATAAAATGATAAAATATGGTTTATATCAAATTTATGTAACTAAAGAGGGATATATGGATTATTTAATTGATAATAAAGAATGGATATTTTCAGGCATTGGGGTTCTAATAATCGGAGCAATAATTAATTTCTTCAAAAAAAGGATGATTCTAAGAATCAAGCAAGCATAAATCAAGGCGGACATAGTAATTTCCAGGTTAATGGGGATGTTTCAAACAGCAATAATATAACAACTTATGTTAATATGGAGCCGGAAAAGGAACTAGAAAAAAAAAAGTCCACTGAGTGAATTGATAAATAAGTTTTATTTTATATTTGAGCAACACGGGGTCAAAA
The window above is part of the Brevibacillus antibioticus genome. Proteins encoded here:
- a CDS encoding PucR family transcriptional regulator, giving the protein MSNDLRLTIGEIIKRPLFQHAQVVAGHHGLSRPVRWVHVLETADTGQFLNGGELILSTGLGFGEEKEKRLAYLSELIRRKAAGLCIELGRYIPSIPEDMLELANHHQFPLLVFHQPVRFVDITQDLHEHLIHAQMQALRNLEAYSRSLQQLSLQAAGIPKLLQHFQVAVQTQVFYYSPNGSPQFAPVVPHDVAVEMSDLMRSHFSELDSSEAGVRFLSLSATRQLAYQPVMAMGHVLAYVGIVLYERSPDEYLLLTLDNTVSAMAQILMRKMFVEEQALATENRLFDEWIANRSIPEEQVRSLLGITGSGKASAYHMILLSFEKPKNLAEDSLPPHDLTAIFRSLLTRHHFRPFIRCMGHRFYFMLIEQRPLVDSRRTLEIAFRDVKRIMTQILGADVPIWMGVSRAGKRLSDAGRHLAEAEQALAFCQESPSPFFADLGLFRLLFHVPSEPVLKTFISDYLGPLLAYDQTHGSSLVQTLRVYLDSNLSKQEAAEKLFIHRQTLYHRLEKIEEILGKDYTATQNRICLEIAMRAREWLSKEEQH
- a CDS encoding CoA-acylating methylmalonate-semialdehyde dehydrogenase, which produces MNTAIVGNPLKNYIGGQWLDSLTTRFEDVPNPATGELLSRVPLSTKEDVDKAVAAAKEAFMSWSATPVVDRARIMFRFHSLLVKHEDELARMITMENGKNLPEAQAELLRGLEMVEFACGMPTLMMGETLPNIANSIDSQVIRFPLGVVGGITPFNFPVMVPMWMYPIAITAGNTFVLKPSERTPLSSIRIAELLKEAGLPDGVFNVVNGAHDVVNGLLEHPDVKAISFVGSQPVAEYVYKTAAANGKRVQALAGAKNHHLVMPDTDLKRAAKTITSSAFGCAGERCMAASAVVAVEEIADELIAHLIDEANALAMGNGLEEGVDLGPVIRDSHLSKVHDYIEKGVGSGAALVRDGREDAKKLRDGYFLGPTIFDKADAEMVIVRDEIFAPVLSVMRVKGFEEGLETISRSRFGNGATIYTNNGKWGREFVQQVEAGMVGVNVGVPAPMGFFAFSGWKQSFYGDLHANGKDGVLFFTKKKTVTSRWFEDGDTSIDSQKVFVK
- a CDS encoding aspartate aminotransferase family protein, with protein sequence MEQEQVTKDFDKESLLDADRSHMWHHMSPYNPNPMIVTEASGSWITDIDGNRYLDGMSGLWCVNVGYGRQELADAAYEQLKQLAYFPLTQSHVPAIRLSEKISEWLGEEYRVFFSNSGSEANEVAFKIARQYHHQNGEPDRYKFISRHRAYHGNTMGALAATGQSIRKEKYEPLAPGFLHVPPPYCYRCPAGKSYGKCNLECAQYYDQVINWEGEKTVAAVIMEPTITGGGVLVPSPEYMPKVREICDKYGVLMIVDEVICGFGRSGQKFGHQNFGIKPDIVTMAKGITSAYLPLSATAVRAEIADKFNEQGNNLHFRHVNTFGGNPAACALALKNLEILEEEKLVERAEELGAELLAKLAFLAEHPYVGDIRSFGFLMGIEMVEDRKTKEPAAPAKLTQVIAECKKRGLIIGRNGDTIPSFNNVLTLSPPFTTTSDDIDFIAQVMKEAFDTLA